The sequence CTGTTGCTGCTGTCAAAAACCCTTCCGCTAAGATTGTATACGATGAACACAATCATGAACGATATCCTCCTGGTGACCCAAGCAAGAGGGCATTTGCTTACTTTGTCCTAACAGGTGGTAGATTTGTCTATGCCTCTCTGGTCCGTCTCCTTATCCTCAAGTTTGTTCTCAGTATGTCGGCCAGTAAGGATGTTCTTGCTCTGGCTTCACTTGAAGTTGATCTCTCCAGCATTGAGCCAGGCACCACTGTGACTGTTAAATGGCGTGGAAAGCCCGTGTTCATCAGGCGCAGAACAGAGGATGATATTAAGCTGGCAAACAGCGTTGACATTGGATCTCTTCGCGATCCCCAGCAGGATGCGGAGAGAGTCAAGAACCCTGAGTGGCTCATTGTGATTGGGGTTTGCACACATTTGGGTTGTATTCCCTTGCCGAATGCTGGTGACTTTGGTGGTTGGTTTTGCCCCTGTCATGGTTCACATTACGATATTTCTGGCCGAATTAGGAAGGGACCAGCGCCATACAATCTGGAGGTGCCAACTTATACCTTTTTGGAAGAGAACAAGTTGCTAATTGGTTGAAAGTCGCTGGATAATACCTACTGCACCTGTTTACAATTATTTTTTTCGATAATGTCGAAACGCGGCACGGACATTCTTGCTCTCGAGTACTTATTTGGTTTGTTTAGCAAGTGTTTATGCAGCTCAGAAATTTAACTTTCTGTGTTTGGCGTGACCTATATCAATAATCACCTGGATTTTTGCTTG is a genomic window of Arachis ipaensis cultivar K30076 chromosome B06, Araip1.1, whole genome shotgun sequence containing:
- the LOC107604878 gene encoding cytochrome b-c1 complex subunit Rieske-4, mitochondrial, encoding FNLYPGFATGLPVHTNENIIPEIPATVAAVKNPSAKIVYDEHNHERYPPGDPSKRAFAYFVLTGGRFVYASLVRLLILKFVLSMSASKDVLALASLEVDLSSIEPGTTVTVKWRGKPVFIRRRTEDDIKLANSVDIGSLRDPQQDAERVKNPEWLIVIGVCTHLGCIPLPNAGDFGGWFCPCHGSHYDISGRIRKGPAPYNLEVPTYTFLEENKLLIG